The Apium graveolens cultivar Ventura chromosome 11, ASM990537v1, whole genome shotgun sequence genome has a window encoding:
- the LOC141697778 gene encoding uncharacterized protein LOC141697778, with amino-acid sequence MNPRRIYLPKMKKRRIERRDEEEEDRLSSLPDEVIHRIQSFLGARQAVQTSVLSRRWKHIWSTLPFLTLDYSDQLFPYTHHSIIMFMDNLFLKRSHQTRIFSFNIFAVYPFPPTFIKKLINCLNEHNIQQLHIDLYVHRYSPFQLSTFNSNSIEKLELCVPLDFTESLEFDCLWDLPKLTTLYLICPPHMSNYELSKSSLLNLPVLTTLCLDRVELPESLSSFSLPNLTTLIMRRCKLPETVWDTPALLSIELNNVLFPESTTDFFSAFVNLRDLTLNLTDTVMKDCFISCPQLVNLRIITIMSTRISFDCKIVVMTPKLHSLYCVGILPVTLNVEELENVNVKLLDTNGFMNAPMYSKLNYYHRMLIMFAGLGRSKNLTLDSFTIEALSTLFDLGKYYVSSPFHDLKYVKLPQGYKESSMSTTLRKYLLGGNPRATIV; translated from the exons ATGAACCCTCGCCGGATATACCTCCCAAAAATGAAGAAGAGGAGAATCGAAAGGCGGGATGAGGAAGAAGAAGACAGGCTTAGCAGCTTGCCCGACGAAGTAATTCATCGGATTCAATCGTTTCTAGGTGCTCGCCAGGCAGTCCAAACAAGCGTTCTCTCGAGACGATGGAAGCATATCTGGTCTACTCTTCCTTTTCTCACTTTAGATTATTCTGACCAGCTTTTCCCATATACACATCATTCAATTATCATGTTTATGGACAATTTATTCCTCAAACGAAGCCATCAAACCCGTATCTTCTCTTTCAACATCTTTGCTGTTTATCCCTTTCCTCCGACTTtcattaaaaaattaattaactGCCTAAACGAGCACAATATTCAACAACTACACATTGATTTATATGTTCATCGTTATAGTCCTTTTCAATTGTCCACGTTTAATTCGAATTCCATTGAAAAACTTGAATTATGTGTGCCTCTTGATTTCACCGAATCGCTAGAATTTGATTGCTTATGGGATTTACCTAAGTTGACAACTCTTTATTTGATATGCCCGCCTCATATGTCAAATTACGAGTTATCCAAATCAAGCTTGTTAAACTTGCCTGTTTTGACAACTCTGTGTCTTGATCGCGTTGAGCTTCCAGAATCATTGTCGTCTTTCAGTTTGCCAAATCTAACAACTCTTATTATGAGAAGGTGCAAATTGCCGGAGACAGTTTGGGATACACCGGCATTATTAAGTATTGAACTGAATAATGTACTATTTCCAGAGAGTACGACTGACTTTTTCTCTGCATTTGTGAATCTAAGGGATCTTACATTAAATTTAACAGATACGGTTATGAAGGATTGCTTTATATCTTGTCCTCAATTGGTGAACCTTAGAATCATTACCATCATGAGCACCCGCATTTCTTTTGACTGTAAGATTGTGGTTATGACGCCGAAACTTCATAGTCTTTATTGTGTTGGTATATTACCGGTCACATTGAATGTTGAGGAGTTGGAGAATGTTAATGTGAAATTATTGGATACAAATGGGTTCATGAATGCGCCGATGTATAGCAAGTTAAACTACTACCATCGCATGCTAATTATGTTTGCTGGACTGGGTCGTTCGAAGAACCTTACTCTTGACTCCTTCACCATTGAG GCACTTTCTACACTTTTTGACTTGGGCAAATATTACGTCTCTTCTCCATTTCACGACTTGAAGTATGTGAAGTTACCACAAGGATATAAAGAATCTAGTATGTCAACTACCCTTAGAAAGTATCTACTTGGTGGTAATCCGAGAGCCACCATTGTCTAA